A genomic region of Ignavibacteria bacterium contains the following coding sequences:
- a CDS encoding T9SS type A sorting domain-containing protein, which produces MQSLIRTFVITLFLIFITIPVSAQTPSGDTYLQGFYWNVIPGGVWWDSLSSLGSKIKSAGFSALYIPPPSKGAGGGFSMGYDIYDHFDFGEFYQKGSTETRFGSRVELERMVNILKSIGLDVYVDVVLNHTAGGELKSKNNCRTDSAYLIFNYPFGSKRFPKNANSFNPSENNNCNQSPPYNDNFFSFANDNCTDCPDVRDSLIVWGAYLKNHFGFSGARLDAVKHINPIFISQFVNQTFPSSYIVAEYIGSGDEIRNYYNQLAAMGAGNVSFFDFPLRYTLADMCNNSAGTFDMRSLDYAGLIFGKGMSGFNVSTFVENHDFDRTGWDGTIDTAVGGHSPVFRDKHLGYAFILFSEGRPSVFFKDYFDYGLGPLIDTLIFIRHKFLGGSTTLRSGLDPYYIRQDGNQDQNLLAQDIYVARRNGWQNQIGGYIVINDNPSQWIDVWVDTDLPVGTVYKDYTGKDVNKVVVGPKPGGTKNRIKLWAPPRNFTIYIADTSQQINHSPVLNKVDKLNAFTFSELKYQFRASDVNRDTLFFTFSNLPMWLNSTSQGLISGIPQIADTGIYQNIIVEVSDGKGGIDRDTFSIQVYLNHFPVIQELGDTTIFITERLQRQLLATDPDNDTIFFAFIQKPNWLGIDTLSGIIAGIPSPEDTGTYQIIYRAYDSKGGADTSSFKILVKEKKDTVIYTYGKPKIDGIISIGQNDWLPEWLIVDDPIGDSRWTLVNEFDDLFFTYDADSFYIGAKYTLVNNTLQIFIDAGQEDGETDFNSYRGYMGAFPRNFRFRQEDNIDLLIAAWNREKPRIFKIVDSNSYEITSSCSRAGTTQAEVAIAWNNIYGLGPGLVPPYTKLKIVAVISGGENWGAGDAAPSNCDVELCPPGSDTLYQGPDSLITLYIAEIDKNGDGIPDPTITITTVRFDSKFNPQIDGIYISEIYPNPFNSQSKIDVIITHETDLEIKIFDMLGKEISTITKGKYRSGTYSFIIDGSNLSSGVYFLRIKSNDRTQMKKIIFIK; this is translated from the coding sequence TTGCAATCTTTAATAAGGACTTTTGTCATAACTCTTTTTCTAATTTTCATAACTATTCCAGTTTCCGCGCAGACTCCCTCAGGTGATACTTATCTGCAAGGATTTTATTGGAATGTAATTCCAGGCGGTGTGTGGTGGGATTCTCTTTCTTCACTCGGATCAAAAATTAAAAGTGCAGGTTTTTCTGCGCTTTATATTCCACCGCCATCGAAAGGCGCAGGCGGTGGTTTTTCGATGGGCTATGATATTTACGATCATTTTGATTTCGGGGAGTTTTATCAGAAAGGTTCTACTGAAACACGTTTTGGAAGCAGAGTAGAACTTGAAAGAATGGTTAATATTTTAAAATCAATTGGACTTGATGTCTATGTTGATGTAGTTTTGAATCACACAGCTGGTGGAGAGCTAAAATCAAAAAACAATTGTCGAACCGATTCAGCATATCTGATTTTTAATTATCCATTTGGAAGCAAAAGATTTCCAAAGAATGCAAATTCATTCAATCCGAGTGAAAACAATAACTGCAATCAATCACCACCTTACAATGATAATTTCTTCTCATTTGCTAATGACAACTGCACAGATTGTCCAGATGTTCGAGATAGTTTGATTGTTTGGGGAGCTTACTTAAAAAATCATTTCGGCTTCAGTGGCGCAAGATTAGATGCGGTCAAACATATAAATCCAATTTTCATTTCTCAATTCGTTAATCAAACATTTCCTTCAAGTTACATTGTTGCTGAATACATAGGAAGCGGAGATGAAATTAGAAATTATTACAATCAACTCGCAGCAATGGGTGCAGGTAATGTCTCATTCTTTGATTTTCCACTTCGTTATACTTTGGCTGATATGTGTAATAATTCAGCTGGGACATTCGATATGCGATCACTTGATTATGCGGGGTTAATCTTTGGAAAAGGAATGTCTGGTTTTAATGTTTCTACTTTTGTTGAAAATCATGATTTCGATCGCACAGGCTGGGATGGAACAATTGATACTGCAGTTGGTGGACATTCGCCCGTTTTTAGAGATAAACATTTAGGTTACGCGTTCATACTTTTTTCTGAAGGAAGACCTTCTGTCTTTTTCAAAGATTATTTTGATTATGGTCTTGGACCTTTAATTGATACATTAATTTTTATTCGACATAAATTTTTAGGTGGAAGTACAACTTTAAGAAGTGGACTCGATCCTTATTACATTCGTCAAGATGGAAATCAAGATCAAAATCTTCTAGCTCAAGATATTTATGTTGCAAGAAGAAACGGCTGGCAAAATCAAATTGGAGGCTATATTGTAATAAATGATAATCCATCACAATGGATAGATGTTTGGGTAGATACGGATTTACCAGTTGGCACTGTTTATAAAGATTATACAGGTAAGGATGTAAATAAAGTTGTAGTTGGTCCCAAACCTGGCGGAACAAAAAATAGAATTAAATTGTGGGCTCCACCAAGAAATTTTACGATTTACATTGCTGATACTTCACAACAAATAAATCATTCTCCAGTACTTAATAAAGTTGATAAACTAAACGCTTTTACTTTTTCAGAACTTAAATATCAATTTCGAGCAAGTGATGTAAATAGAGATACATTGTTTTTTACATTCTCAAACCTTCCGATGTGGTTGAATTCAACTTCTCAGGGATTGATTTCAGGAATTCCACAAATTGCTGATACTGGCATTTATCAAAACATTATTGTGGAAGTTAGTGATGGAAAAGGCGGAATTGACAGAGATACTTTTTCAATTCAAGTCTATTTAAATCATTTTCCAGTTATACAAGAACTTGGTGATACAACAATTTTTATTACTGAACGATTGCAAAGACAACTTTTAGCAACTGATCCCGACAATGATACAATCTTCTTTGCTTTTATTCAGAAGCCTAATTGGCTAGGGATAGATACTCTTTCTGGAATTATAGCTGGAATTCCTTCACCTGAAGATACTGGCACTTATCAAATAATTTATCGAGCATATGACAGCAAAGGCGGCGCTGATACTTCATCGTTCAAAATTTTAGTGAAAGAGAAAAAAGATACTGTCATTTACACTTACGGTAAACCAAAGATTGATGGAATTATTTCAATCGGTCAAAACGATTGGTTGCCAGAATGGTTGATTGTTGACGATCCAATCGGTGATTCAAGATGGACGCTGGTCAATGAATTTGACGATTTATTTTTCACTTATGATGCTGATAGCTTTTACATTGGTGCAAAATACACTCTTGTAAACAATACTCTTCAAATTTTTATTGATGCTGGTCAAGAAGATGGTGAAACAGATTTTAATAGTTATCGCGGATATATGGGTGCATTTCCCAGAAATTTCAGATTCAGACAGGAAGATAATATTGATCTATTGATTGCAGCCTGGAACAGAGAAAAACCAAGAATATTCAAAATAGTTGATTCTAATTCTTACGAGATAACTTCAAGTTGCTCGAGAGCTGGCACAACACAAGCTGAAGTCGCAATTGCATGGAATAATATTTATGGACTGGGTCCGGGACTTGTTCCGCCTTACACTAAATTGAAAATTGTCGCTGTTATCTCAGGTGGTGAGAATTGGGGCGCTGGTGACGCAGCTCCATCAAATTGTGATGTAGAATTATGTCCGCCCGGAAGTGATACTCTTTATCAAGGACCTGATAGTTTAATTACTCTTTACATTGCTGAGATTGATAAAAATGGCGATGGTATTCCCGATCCAACCATAACAATTACAACAGTAAGATTTGATAGTAAATTTAATCCTCAGATTGATGGTATCTATATTTCAGAAATTTATCCTAATCCTTTCAATTCCCAATCTAAAATTGATGTAATTATTACACACGAGACAGATCTTGAAATAAAAATTTTTGATATGCTTGGAAAAGAAATTTCTACTATTACAAAAGGTAAATACAGATCCGGGACTTATTCTTTCATAATTGATGGCTCCAATCTCTCAAGTGGAGTTTATTTTCTTAGAATTAAATCAAACGATAGAACTCAAATGAAAAAAATAATATTCATCAAGTAA
- the sufD gene encoding Fe-S cluster assembly protein SufD: MADLVIKKNKIEVSDWYLKNFEILEEHNNGSIPDFVKTLRKDSIQKLVEVGFPTQKVEDWKYTNILPIIEKSYKLSNFSESWKDESVILKAKELIEKDPVISDLSSNQIVFIDGHYIEALTRIQNIDEIKIVNLKLALKETPDFINQYFNKYNRVENGFNALNNIFFNDGVFISVKDNLVEDEPIVIIYIQSNKEEQLINPRNLFLIGKNSKVRILEIYLSLDNSISFTNTISEIFVAENSFLEHYKLQNESLNGFHIGKIQAHLERNSNFTSHNLSFGSSIARNDINIILDGEGAESHMYGLYFVRDKQHIDNHTLVDHAKPHCLSNEFYKGILAENSRGVFNGKIIVRKGAQKTNAYQSNKNLLLSGSAKIDTKPQLEIFADDVRCTHGATVGQVDDDSLFYLRARGIDEKTARSLLVNAFANDVLDNMTFEPLKDKISDFVIQQMSEILQRN, encoded by the coding sequence ATGGCAGACTTAGTAATTAAGAAAAATAAAATTGAAGTCAGTGATTGGTACTTAAAAAACTTTGAAATTTTAGAAGAACACAATAATGGTTCAATTCCAGATTTTGTAAAAACTTTAAGAAAGGACTCAATTCAAAAGTTAGTTGAAGTTGGTTTCCCTACACAGAAAGTTGAGGATTGGAAGTACACAAACATTCTTCCAATTATTGAGAAGAGTTACAAACTCTCCAACTTTTCTGAAAGCTGGAAGGATGAAAGTGTAATTTTAAAAGCAAAAGAATTAATTGAAAAAGATCCTGTTATATCAGATTTGTCATCAAATCAAATAGTCTTTATTGATGGACATTATATAGAAGCATTAACCAGAATTCAGAATATTGATGAAATAAAAATTGTAAATCTTAAACTTGCACTCAAGGAAACCCCAGACTTTATCAATCAATACTTCAATAAATATAATCGAGTAGAGAATGGTTTTAATGCGCTTAATAATATTTTCTTTAATGATGGTGTATTTATTTCTGTGAAAGATAATCTGGTCGAAGATGAGCCAATCGTGATAATTTACATTCAATCAAATAAAGAAGAACAACTGATCAACCCGAGGAATCTTTTCCTGATTGGTAAAAATTCAAAAGTCAGAATTCTTGAGATCTATCTCTCGTTGGATAATTCAATAAGTTTCACTAATACAATTTCAGAGATTTTCGTTGCAGAAAATTCATTCCTTGAACATTATAAACTTCAAAATGAATCTTTAAATGGATTTCATATTGGAAAAATTCAAGCTCATCTGGAGAGAAATTCAAATTTCACTTCTCATAATTTGTCTTTTGGTTCTTCAATTGCCAGAAACGATATTAATATAATTTTAGATGGCGAAGGTGCTGAATCTCATATGTATGGACTTTACTTTGTTAGAGATAAGCAGCACATTGATAATCACACTCTTGTTGATCACGCAAAGCCACATTGTTTGAGCAATGAATTTTACAAAGGAATTCTTGCTGAAAATTCTCGCGGCGTATTCAATGGGAAAATTATTGTTAGAAAAGGTGCTCAAAAAACAAATGCTTATCAATCAAATAAGAATCTTCTCCTTTCAGGAAGTGCAAAGATAGATACAAAACCACAGCTCGAAATTTTTGCAGATGATGTAAGATGCACCCACGGTGCAACGGTTGGACAGGTTGATGATGATTCATTATTCTATTTAAGAGCACGAGGAATTGATGAGAAAACTGCACGAAGTTTACTTGTGAATGCCTTTGCAAATGATGTTTTAGATAATATGACTTTTGAACCATTAAAAGATAAAATCAGTGATTTTGTTATTCAACAGATGAGCGAAATTCTTCAAAGAAATTAA
- a CDS encoding RNA polymerase sigma-70 factor yields the protein MSREKSYNLLFIDRIKSGDEEAFKEFFFDHYNDVFRFIYRMTHNREVAKDLTQDTFLNFYNSLNKLNSSIPPNYYLFRIARNLTLNFLTRKELVSNFDPDDENSINAFFENPENDYTYNFVEDDIKKAIETLPNRCRAVFVLSRYHNLSYQEISETLEISLQTVKNQINKAIAILRKKLSHYLD from the coding sequence ATGAGTAGAGAAAAAAGCTACAACCTGCTTTTCATAGATAGAATTAAGAGCGGTGATGAAGAAGCCTTCAAAGAGTTTTTCTTTGATCATTATAATGATGTGTTTCGTTTTATTTATCGGATGACGCATAATAGAGAAGTAGCAAAAGATTTAACTCAAGATACCTTTCTTAATTTTTATAATTCATTAAATAAACTTAACTCATCAATACCTCCAAATTATTATTTATTCAGGATCGCAAGGAATCTAACTTTGAATTTTTTAACAAGAAAAGAATTAGTTTCAAATTTTGACCCCGATGATGAAAATTCAATAAATGCTTTTTTTGAAAATCCAGAAAATGATTATACATATAACTTTGTTGAAGATGATATTAAAAAGGCAATTGAAACTTTGCCAAATCGTTGTAGAGCGGTTTTTGTTTTAAGCAGATATCATAATTTATCTTATCAAGAAATTTCAGAAACGCTTGAAATTTCGCTTCAAACAGTCAAAAATCAAATCAACAAAGCCATCGCAATACTTCGTAAAAAACTTTCTCATTATCTCGACTGA
- a CDS encoding choice-of-anchor D domain-containing protein — translation MRKSTLFLLTIFFGVLFATTYNTIIIDGNNDFQSDETFSTSSSGYTAYVTWDANNIYLGYSGNDIGSGQSSTKWIIFYFDTDAHLDPTYGAGTLNAIGFNTQNWTLPFRADYMIQIQTTGGFTALKRYNGTAWVDVTPHNMQIFDNDAANFIEIKIPKASLNNPEKIYVLGYFVNEQSGGEWTYASFPDNSLRGGDGYKNPGYFDHWYGFELTNNVSPNAPVHYDNKEFLKWDIRLGASITSAGLTDNNNYAGLALNATDGYDPNVDLAKPPAPPSNYVYLAFPHSDWINQLGPNYYRDIKANRQLDTSTVSWDFFIATDKTNSTVTISVSEFNDVPSNYDIYINDLTANVLHNVRTSGNYSYNSGTGGTRNFKLVVGKYVPNLQTITTLNFGNVKLEYDSIKSFTVQNTGLEALTITNLQITGNYQLVGATTPINIPAGGSTNLTVKFTPLSLGTNSGTLTITSNDPDTPNYLVQLTGEGIKPTITKKFAPGWNLVGLPLYPASPLKDSVFGSFSTSYVLFKYSNGSYIPSDSVLIGRGYWLGLEDTMYFSMTGMPVLSDTLIPLTTGWNLISLLYLKDLRKSNLQIKNNTTILSLDDAVAQGWVQGNLFAFSKATNSYVSIDTMDQFLGYWFAALVSGLELKFVKSQTIGSLPKIKQDYIDERNWKFNLVASNSLSRDDLFYFGLNENATTGFDNSFDNAKPPINPNDSAVEIYFRRNNWNPLFTKYLSDVRRFSANQVYLWDFEFHSKRAEQSTISWKNLSENFPAEFLNQYYFLLIDSTNNRTVNMKNTTSYTFNHNGDVTKFAVKFGKLTDVENNPIKFDYKLSQNYPNPFNPTTKVTFSVKEKSFVNISLFNMLGKEVANLVFEEKNPGEYEIEIDANKLGLVSGVYFYKMVSKDFVSIKKMIYLK, via the coding sequence ATGAGAAAATCCACTTTATTCCTACTGACAATCTTTTTCGGTGTTTTATTTGCAACAACTTACAATACAATTATCATTGATGGTAATAATGATTTTCAATCTGACGAAACTTTCTCAACTTCATCTTCAGGTTATACAGCTTATGTAACCTGGGATGCAAACAACATTTATCTCGGTTATTCAGGTAATGATATTGGAAGTGGTCAGTCAAGTACAAAATGGATTATCTTTTATTTCGATACTGATGCTCATTTAGATCCGACATATGGTGCAGGAACATTGAACGCAATTGGATTTAATACACAAAATTGGACTTTGCCATTCAGAGCTGATTATATGATTCAAATACAAACTACAGGTGGATTTACAGCATTAAAGAGATATAATGGAACTGCATGGGTAGATGTAACTCCACACAATATGCAAATCTTTGATAACGATGCAGCGAATTTTATTGAAATAAAAATTCCAAAGGCAAGCCTGAATAATCCAGAAAAAATTTATGTTTTAGGATATTTTGTCAATGAGCAAAGCGGCGGCGAGTGGACCTACGCAAGTTTCCCTGATAACTCATTAAGAGGTGGTGATGGTTATAAAAATCCAGGTTACTTTGATCACTGGTATGGATTCGAATTAACGAATAATGTTTCTCCCAACGCTCCAGTACATTATGATAATAAAGAATTTTTGAAATGGGATATACGACTCGGTGCATCTATTACATCGGCCGGATTAACAGATAATAACAACTACGCTGGTCTTGCATTAAACGCAACTGACGGCTATGATCCAAATGTTGATTTAGCAAAACCTCCAGCACCACCATCAAATTATGTTTATCTTGCTTTCCCTCATTCAGATTGGATTAACCAGCTTGGTCCTAATTATTACAGAGATATAAAAGCAAATCGACAACTTGATACTTCAACTGTGAGCTGGGACTTTTTTATTGCAACTGATAAAACAAATTCAACAGTCACAATTTCCGTAAGTGAGTTTAATGATGTACCATCAAACTATGATATATACATAAACGATTTGACAGCAAATGTTTTACATAATGTTAGAACAAGTGGAAACTATAGTTACAATTCAGGTACTGGAGGAACGCGCAACTTCAAGCTGGTTGTTGGAAAGTATGTTCCGAATTTGCAAACAATTACAACATTAAATTTTGGAAATGTTAAGCTTGAATATGATTCAATCAAATCCTTTACTGTTCAAAACACAGGTCTTGAAGCATTAACAATTACCAATCTTCAAATCACCGGTAATTATCAGCTTGTTGGTGCAACAACTCCTATTAATATTCCTGCTGGTGGAAGCACAAATCTTACAGTAAAATTTACGCCTCTCTCTCTTGGAACAAATTCTGGAACATTAACAATCACAAGCAACGATCCTGACACTCCAAATTATTTAGTTCAGCTGACAGGTGAAGGAATAAAACCTACAATAACCAAAAAATTTGCACCAGGCTGGAATCTTGTTGGACTTCCACTTTATCCAGCCAGTCCATTAAAAGACTCTGTTTTTGGATCTTTTTCAACAAGCTATGTTCTTTTTAAATATTCAAATGGAAGTTACATACCTTCTGACTCAGTTTTAATTGGAAGAGGTTACTGGTTAGGATTAGAAGATACAATGTATTTTTCAATGACAGGTATGCCTGTACTTTCAGATACTTTAATTCCTTTAACTACTGGTTGGAATTTGATTTCACTCTTGTATCTGAAAGATCTAAGAAAATCCAATCTTCAAATAAAAAACAACACAACAATTCTTTCGCTTGATGATGCAGTTGCCCAGGGCTGGGTTCAGGGTAATTTGTTTGCATTTTCAAAGGCTACTAATTCATATGTTTCAATCGATACTATGGATCAATTCTTGGGTTATTGGTTCGCTGCACTTGTTAGTGGATTGGAATTGAAATTTGTCAAATCACAAACTATTGGATCATTGCCAAAGATTAAACAAGATTATATTGACGAAAGAAATTGGAAGTTTAATCTTGTTGCAAGTAATTCGCTCTCGAGAGATGATTTATTTTATTTTGGACTAAATGAAAATGCAACAACCGGGTTTGATAATTCATTCGATAATGCAAAACCGCCAATTAATCCAAATGATAGTGCAGTAGAGATTTATTTCAGAAGAAATAATTGGAATCCTTTATTCACCAAATATCTTTCAGATGTTCGAAGATTTTCGGCAAATCAAGTTTATTTATGGGATTTTGAATTCCACTCAAAACGAGCTGAACAATCAACGATTAGCTGGAAAAATCTAAGCGAAAATTTCCCAGCTGAATTTTTAAATCAATATTACTTCTTGCTTATTGATTCAACAAACAACCGAACTGTTAATATGAAAAACACTACCAGTTACACATTCAATCATAATGGAGATGTTACAAAATTTGCCGTAAAATTTGGAAAGCTGACTGATGTTGAGAATAATCCAATAAAATTTGATTATAAACTTTCTCAGAATTATCCTAATCCATTTAATCCAACGACAAAAGTTACTTTTTCTGTAAAAGAGAAATCTTTTGTCAATATCTCACTCTTCAATATGCTGGGTAAAGAAGTCGCAAATCTTGTTTTCGAAGAAAAAAATCCGGGTGAATATGAGATTGAGATTGATGCAAATAAACTTGGTTTAGTAAGTGGAGTTTATTTTTACAAAATGGTATCAAAAGATTTTGTTTCTATCAAAAAAATGATTTATCTGAAATAA
- the sufB gene encoding Fe-S cluster assembly protein SufB, with protein sequence MQNETVDLNQLALQEYKYGFYTDIEMETFPKGLNEDIIRMLSEKKGEPEWMTEWRLKAYRAWLKMEEPHWANVYYPPINYQDIRYYAAPKKRPLKSLDEADPELLKTFEKLGIPLEEQKRLAGVAVDAVFDSVSVATTYKEKLAELGIIFCSMSEAIREYPDLVKKYLGSVVPPTDNFFAALNSAVFSDGSFVYIPKGVRCPMELSTYFRINANETGQFERTLIIADEGSYVSYLEGCTAPMRDENQLHAAVVELIALDNAEIKYSTVQNWYPGDKEGRGGIYNFVTKRGIAKGKHSKISWTQVETGSAITWKYPSVILQGDYSVGEFYSVAMTNHRQQADTGTKMIHIGKHTRSTIVSKGISAGESNNSYRGLVKILPNADHARNFSQCDSLLIGDKCGAHTFPYLEVNNPTARVEHEATTSKIGEDQIFYLNQRGISKEDAISLIVNGYCKEVILELPMEFAVEASKLLSISLEGSVG encoded by the coding sequence ATGCAAAACGAAACAGTTGATCTGAATCAACTAGCCCTGCAAGAATATAAATATGGCTTTTACACCGATATAGAAATGGAGACCTTTCCGAAAGGTCTTAATGAGGATATCATTAGAATGCTTTCGGAGAAAAAAGGTGAACCTGAATGGATGACAGAGTGGAGATTAAAAGCATATCGTGCATGGCTTAAAATGGAAGAACCACATTGGGCAAATGTTTATTATCCGCCAATTAATTATCAGGACATCAGATATTATGCTGCACCAAAGAAACGTCCGTTGAAAAGTCTTGATGAAGCAGATCCAGAATTACTAAAGACTTTTGAAAAATTAGGAATTCCACTCGAAGAACAGAAAAGACTTGCCGGGGTTGCTGTTGACGCTGTCTTTGATAGTGTCTCCGTTGCAACTACTTATAAAGAAAAATTAGCTGAACTTGGAATAATTTTCTGCTCAATGTCTGAAGCAATTCGTGAATATCCAGATCTTGTGAAAAAATATCTTGGTTCTGTTGTTCCACCTACAGATAACTTTTTTGCTGCTTTGAACTCGGCTGTGTTTTCTGATGGCTCATTTGTTTACATTCCAAAGGGTGTCAGATGCCCGATGGAACTTTCAACATACTTTAGAATCAATGCTAATGAAACTGGTCAATTTGAAAGAACTTTGATTATAGCTGATGAAGGAAGCTATGTTAGTTATCTTGAAGGTTGTACAGCACCAATGCGAGATGAAAATCAATTGCATGCTGCTGTCGTTGAATTAATCGCTCTTGATAATGCTGAGATTAAGTATTCAACAGTTCAGAATTGGTATCCAGGTGATAAAGAAGGAAGAGGCGGAATTTATAACTTTGTTACAAAACGAGGAATTGCAAAAGGCAAGCATTCAAAAATTTCCTGGACGCAGGTCGAAACAGGTTCCGCTATTACATGGAAGTATCCAAGTGTAATTCTTCAGGGTGACTATTCAGTAGGCGAATTTTATTCAGTTGCAATGACGAATCACCGTCAGCAAGCTGATACTGGTACAAAGATGATCCATATTGGAAAACATACAAGAAGTACAATTGTTTCTAAAGGAATCTCAGCAGGTGAATCAAACAATTCCTATCGTGGACTTGTAAAGATTTTGCCAAACGCTGATCACGCACGCAATTTCTCTCAATGCGATTCTCTTTTAATTGGAGATAAATGCGGCGCTCATACATTCCCATATTTGGAAGTAAATAATCCAACTGCTCGTGTCGAGCATGAAGCAACAACTTCAAAAATTGGTGAAGATCAAATTTTCTATTTAAATCAAAGAGGCATTTCCAAAGAAGATGCAATTAGTTTAATTGTCAATGGCTACTGCAAAGAAGTCATTTTAGAATTACCGATGGAATTCGCAGTCGAGGCTTCTAAGTTGTTAAGCATTAGTCTCGAAGGCAGTGTAGGTTAA
- the sufC gene encoding Fe-S cluster assembly ATPase SufC → MLKIKDLVVKVEDKEILKGVNLEVNAGEVHAIMGPNGSGKSTLANVIAGKEGYEVVSGEIWFKDINLLELPPEERARLGIFMAFQYPVEIPGISNATLLKTAINEIRKARGEEELDAMEFLTLMREKMKLLEMTEEMLSRSVNTGFSGGEKKRNEIFQMLMLEPKLAVLDETDSGLDIDALKIVANGVNLLRNDMTDRAIIVVTHYQRLLNYIVPDFVHVLYNGRIVKSGIKELALELEAKGYDWIKSEDKVSV, encoded by the coding sequence ATGTTAAAAATTAAAGATTTAGTTGTAAAAGTTGAGGATAAAGAAATTCTTAAAGGTGTAAATCTTGAAGTTAATGCTGGTGAAGTTCACGCCATAATGGGACCGAATGGATCAGGTAAAAGTACACTTGCAAATGTTATTGCTGGTAAAGAAGGCTATGAGGTTGTATCAGGTGAAATATGGTTTAAGGATATAAATCTTTTAGAGCTTCCTCCAGAAGAAAGAGCTCGTTTGGGAATTTTTATGGCTTTCCAATATCCAGTCGAAATTCCTGGAATTAGCAATGCAACATTATTAAAAACAGCAATCAATGAAATTAGAAAAGCACGCGGTGAAGAAGAACTTGATGCAATGGAATTTCTTACATTGATGCGAGAGAAAATGAAATTACTCGAAATGACCGAAGAGATGTTGAGCCGCTCTGTTAATACAGGTTTTTCTGGCGGCGAAAAGAAACGAAATGAAATTTTCCAGATGTTGATGCTTGAGCCCAAATTAGCTGTGCTTGATGAAACCGACTCGGGACTTGATATTGACGCTCTTAAAATTGTTGCCAATGGTGTAAATCTTTTAAGAAATGATATGACAGATAGAGCAATAATAGTTGTAACTCACTATCAAAGACTTCTGAATTACATCGTTCCTGATTTTGTTCATGTTTTGTATAATGGTCGAATTGTGAAGTCAGGCATTAAAGAGCTTGCTCTTGAGCTCGAAGCCAAAGGTTACGATTGGATAAAATCAGAAGATAAAGTTTCTGTTTAA